From one Lycium barbarum isolate Lr01 chromosome 6, ASM1917538v2, whole genome shotgun sequence genomic stretch:
- the LOC132599313 gene encoding subtilisin-like protease SBT1.6: MASLLILILFTIIPFLLPGSAEPALKTYIFRVDSFSKPAVFPSHYHWYSSEFTEPVNILHVYDNVFHGFSASLTPSQAASVLQHPSILATFEDHRRQLHTTRSPQFLGLRNQKGLWSESDYGSDVIVGVLDTGIWPERRSFSDLNLGPVPTRWKGVCETGDKFTAQNCNRKIIGARFFSKGHEAAPGFGTIGGGINDTVEFKSPRDADGHGTHTASTAAGRHAFRASMSGYASGIAKGVAPKARLAVYKVCWKDSGCFDSDILAAFDAAVSDGVDVISISIGGGDGISSPYYLDPIAIGAYGAVSRGVFVSSSAGNDGPNGMSVTNLAPWLTSVGAGTIDRNFPAEVILSDGRKLSGVSLYAGKPLNGKMYPIVYPGKSGLLSASLCMENSLDPHLVRGKIVICDRGSNPRVAKGMVVHKAGGVGMILANGASNGEGLVGDAHLIPTCAVGADEGDAIKSYIAKNPKASATINFNGTVIGVKPAPVVASFSGRGPNGLNPEILKPDLIAPGVNILAAWTDAVGPTGLDLDNRKAEFNILSGTSMACPHVSGAAALLKSSHPDWSPAAIRSAMMTTANLVDNRLHPMTDEATGKPATPYDYGAGHLNLDLALDPGLVYDLANEDYVSFLCAIEYGPKTIQVITKSAVSCPMRKPLPENLNYPSIAALFSTASRGVSSKTFFRTVTNVGDANAVYRVKIEAPKGVTVSVKPVKLVFTEKVRKLSYYVTITVDGKNLVLNDSGAVFGSLSWVDGKHVVRSPIVVTQMSPL; this comes from the exons ATGGCTTCACTTCTCATACTAATTCTCTTCACTATAAtaccctttttattgcccggttCAGCTGAACCGGCACTTAAAACATACATATTCCGAGTCGACAGTTTCTCTAAACCAGCGGTTTTCCCAAGTCATTACCACTGGTACAGCTCAGAGTTCACTGAACCGGTCAACATCCTTCATGTATACGACAACGTTTTTCATGGTTTTTCAGCTTCTTTAACTCCTTCTCAAGCTGCTTCAGTACTTCAACATCCTTCAATTCTTGCAACTTTTGAGGATCACCGGAGACAACTTCATACAACAAGGTCACCTCAGTTTCTTGGTTTAAGAAACCAGAAAGGTTTATGGTCGGAATCAGATTATGGTTCCGATGTAATTGTCGGTGTTTTAGATACTGGAATTTGGCCGGAACGAAGGAGCTTTTCGGATCTGAATTTGGGGCCCGTTCCGACCCGTTGGAAAGGAGTTTGCGAAACTGGAGATAAGTTCACGGCCCAAAATTGCAATAGGAAGATTATTGGTGCTCGGTTTTTCTCTAAAGGACATGAAGCTGCACCTGGATTTGGTACTATTGGTGGTGGAATTAATGATACCGTTGAGTTTAAATCGCCTAGAGATGCTGATGGACATGGGACCCACACGGCCTCTACAGCTGCTGGAAGACATGCTTTTCGAGCTAGCATGTCTGGTTATGCGTCAG GTATTGCTAAAGGTGTTGCTCCTAAAGCTCGATTAGCTGTTTATAAAGTTTGCTGGAAAGATTCTGGTTGTTTCGATTCCGATATCCTTGCTGCTTTTGATGCTGCTGTTTCGGATGGCGTTGATGTAATTTCAATCTCAATTGGGGGTGGTGATGGAATTTCGTCACCTTACTATCTCGATCCGATTGCTATCGGAGCTTATGGAGCTGTTTCTAGAGGGGTATTTGTATCTTCATCAGCTGGAAATGATGGTCCAAATGGAATGTCAGTTACCAACTTGGCGCCTTGGTTGACTTCTGTTGGAGCTGGCACAATCGACAGGAATTTCCCCGCTGAAGTAATTCTCAGCGATGGAAGGAAGCTTTCCGGCGTATCATTATATGCCGGAAAGCCACTGAACGGGAAAATGTATCCCATAGTGTACCCTGGGAAATCAGGTCTACTGTCTGCTTCGCTTTGTATGGAAAATTCACTTGATCCTCATTTAGTTAGAGGTAAAATTGTGATCTGCGATCGCGGTAGTAACCCACGTGTTGCGAAGGGAATGGTTGTTCATAAAGCTGGGGGTGTTGGGATGATCCTTGCTAATGGTGCATCAAATGGTGAAGGTCTTGTTGGTGATGCTCATTTGATACCAACTTGTGCTGTTGGTGCTGATGAAGGTGATGCAATTAAGTCGTATATAGCGAAGAATCCAAAAGCATCGGCAACAATCAATTTCAATGGGACTGTAATTGGAGTGAAACCGGCTCCAGTTGTGGCTTCATTTTCCGGTAGAGGACCAAATGGTCTCAACCCAGAAATTCTAAAGCCTGACCTTATAGCTCCTGGAGTTAACATTTTAGCTGCATGGACTGATGCTGTTGGTCCAACAGGCCTTGATTTGGACAATCGAAAAGCAGAATTCAATATACTTTCAG GCACTTCAATGGCTTGCCCTCATGTAAGTGGTGCAGCGGCCTTGCTAAAATCTTCTCACCCTGATTGGAGTCCAGCAGCAATAAGATCTGCAATGATGACCACAGCTAACCTTGTCGACAACAGATTACACCCAATGACCGATGAAGCCACCGGAAAACCAGCTACGCCATACGATTATGGTGCAGGACACTTAAACCTGGATCTCGCATTAGATCCAGGGCTAGTATACGATTTAGCAAACGAAGACTACGTAAGCTTCTTATGTGCTATCGAATACGGTCCAAAGACAATTCAGGTGATCACTAAATCAGCAGTAAGTTGTCCGATGAGGAAGCCATTGCCTGAGAATTTGAACTACCCATCAATAGCAGCATTGTTTTCAACCGCATCACGAGGGGTTTCAAGCAAGACATTTTTCAGGACAGTGACGAACGTGGGCGATGCGAATGCAGTGTACAGAGTGAAAATTGAGGCACCGAAAGGGGTGACTGTAAGTGTAAAGCCGGTGAAATTGGTGTTCACGGAGAAGGTGAGGAAATTGAGTTACTACGTGACTATAACGGTCGACGGTAAGAATTTGGTCTTGAATGATTCAGGTGCAGTTTTCGGGTCACTTTCTTGGGTTGATGGAAAGCATGTGGTTCGGAGCCCCATTGTGGTAACCCAAATGAGTCCATTGTAA
- the LOC132599316 gene encoding uncharacterized protein LOC132599316, with translation MDEPDPLELLNQFEDILESDPLIDEIGFIHPAQFAALNEDIGTPSTPVGSVQKSTFGTLFWGKDHKLGISTKVLFPLYVAAKNAFVEAYKNYKVHHRDDKNASTCSSSSPLSLDSELMKHSRALLLLSSDFGTVWNSRKLVLSKKQSFSMFMNELIFSSLILSHSPKSEQTWSQRRWVIKMIAGNCSNLQEIMERESELVKKLAERSKMNYRAWNHRCWLVSYMSAEQVLQEFNKSREWAGLHVADNSCFHYRARLMLRLFEESQHSKDQEASFNPELHELLKDEFNWAEQLIKRYVGREALWLHRRFLLTCWIRYFARGDHDRSLRSNQINIRTVDIDMLIDNELELFHSCSIVPDSDFEDYQAQATFAATYMVWLKKQLSGALAIDIQQVETSRLKSLLNNVCPEKILLWNSLPELCEST, from the exons ATGGACGAACCTGATCCATTGGAGCTACTGAATCAATTTGAGGACATATTGGAATCCGATCCTCTCAT TGATGAAATAGGGTTCATTCACCCAGCCCAGTTTGCTGCATTGAATGAAGATATTGGCACTCCTTCAACACCTGTTGGTTCTGTGCAAAAATCAACTTTTGGGACACTTTTCTGGGGTAAGGATCATAAGCTGGGCATCTCAACCAAGGTTCTTTTTCCACTTTATGTTGCGGCTAAAAATGCATTTGTGGAAGCTTATAAAAATTATAAAGTGCACCATAGAGATGATAAAAATGCTTCAACCTGTTCCTCGTCTTCTCCACTCAGTCTTGATAGTGAATTGATGAAGCACAGCAGGGCACTATTGCTTCTCAGTTCTGATTTTGGAACAGTGTGGAATTCCAG GAAGCTAGTTCTGTCAAAGAAGCAATCTTTTTCCATGTTCATGAATGAGCTTATTTTTTCATCTCTGATTCTCTCGCATTCGCCTAAAAGTGAACAAACATGGAGCCAAAG GAGGTGGGTGATCAAGATGATTGCTGGAAATTGTTCAAATCTGCAAGAGATTATGGAAAGAGAATCTGAGTTAGTGAAAAAACTGGCTGAG AGATCAAAAATGAACTATCGTGCATGGAATCACCGTTGCTGGTTAGTTTCCTACATGTCAGCAGAACAG GTGCTGCAGGAATTTAACAAGTCACGGGAGTGGGCTGGCCTCCATGTTGCTGATAACTCTTGCTTTCATTACCGTGCG CGTTTGATGCTTCGTCTGTTTGAAGAATCACAACATAGCAAGGATCAAGAAGCTAGCTTTAATCCAGAACTTCATGAATTATTGAAG GATGAATTCAACTGGGCGGAGCAGTTGATAAAACGTTATGTGGGGAGAGAG GCATTGTGGCTTCATCGCCGCTTCCTCTTGACTTGTTGGATAAGATATTTTGCACGCGGTGATCATGATAGATCCTTGCGGTCCAACCAGATAAACATTAGGACAGTTGACATTGACATGCTCATAGATAATGAACTAGAACTATTTCATTCTTGCTCAATTGTACCTGACAGTGACTTTGAGGACTATCAAGCTCAAGCAACTTTTGCTGCTACTTATATGGTGTGGCTCAAAAAG CAATTATCGGGGGCTCTGGCGATTGATATTCAGCAGGTGGAAACGAGCAGACTGAAGTCACTCCTAAATAATGTATGCCCAGAAAAGATCTTACTTTGGAATTCTCTGCCTGAGCTATGTGAAAGTACATAG